ATTGATATCaagaaaaccaaagagaagGCATACGTGATAGATGCTAATATATCCATGCGAAAGCATAACCACTCCATTGCACCAGAGAAATGAAATATGGGCCGGGAATACCCATCCACCAGCTTAAAGTTTGTGTCCATAAACCACTCTTCTTGATCAAAGCATCTGATTGTGGTTGAACCTAAACTAGATTCAGTAAAATGTTGTATAATTGGAGCCTGACATACTCCAACCAACCGTGATAGTTCTCGCGCCGCCAATATGTAGTATTGCTACAAGAGAAGgttcataaaaaatgaaaatatgtataATATAGGAAAAAAGTGTAATGAATGTATAGTTAGCGAGAAAAATGCTTTATAGGACTTTTTTTAAGAGAGTTTTTTAGTGTGAGCTGCTTACAGTTAGATGGTTGATATTGACACCACCAAGGAAAATATTTAATTCAGTTTTATTTACTTaatctttctctttaatttgaataattactattttctattttattaggCGTTGATTGAGTTATATACATTAATTGTATGTTGGATATATCCCaaaatttatatccctaaattattataaaaaagtTTACCGAACATGAACGTAACTGTGTATGAAATTTTGTGGTATCATTTTCTTATCGATTTTTAGTAtattatcaaatttcaaattcaattaatAATCGCATGTGTCTaaaaccttttttgtttttttttgcgAAAACTAAATTTGGTAATCAGGGACTAGACAATATGGTCTTATTCACTATCACCAAATGCACATGAATGTGCAGTTTAACACAAAAATGCATTGTAATGCAACCTAGGTACTTCACTTAGGCTAAGTCTAATACTTATGCTAtgcatacccaaaaaaaaaaagtaatactTATGCTATGCTTAACATAAAGCATAGTCCAAGCGCTTCACTTAGGGAAGAAATGAGGGTAGAAAAgtaagatgaaaataaaaaagaaaaatggaaaataaagatggaaaggaaggaaagaagaagaagcttttcCATGAAAATTATCAACTAATTGGTAATGTAGCAACGGCTCCTAGTGGTCCACCAATATAGGTTTCTCTTGACTGCCTCAAAATCTGTCATATGACAGTTCTATTGGGACTAAAATTTTGTCGATGTGGGTTGTCAAAAGCACCACTTCCCCATCTATTAAATTTGAGCCTTGCTTGGTAGAGAATTCAATTTTCACAACTTTGAGCAATTTCAGTTCATTCATTAAAAGTAAGTGGGTAGAAGTCCAAACATGGTGGTAATAGATATTGAGTCCAAAACTTGACATGCGATTTGTTCAAACAGAGAACAAATATCCCATGGTTGTTTTGACTAAAGCAGCCCCCACGTGACCCGAAATTGTTGAACCTCTAAGAAAAGGCCTGTAGTCAGGCCTTGCAATGGACATTTTTCTTTAATCCTTAGaattatttattgatttatCATTTTCTAATTTATAGTTGTTTAccattttctcatttttaaaattatttactAAGTAACTTTCACAACTATTAACTGGTATAATCTTCAGCTAATATAAAAATGAGAAATTAGTCATTAGTTTCTTATTTACAAAAGTTTCCCTAATCGGCAAACCAAGGGGGTCCTTGGTCGGGACACTTAATTCCATCACATGTAAAGATCAAATGATAAACTTGACCATTGGATACCTATGAAATGGTCTGGATAAACCACATATTAAATTTCACAGTCAAATTTAATCATTTATCTCCCCATATAAGGCCATACCCTCCCATGAATGTCTGTGCACCCCCAATAGTCCCTTGTTCCAGTCTCAAATTTGTAGATTTTTCAATGATATGCTTTACCACGACCAATTCTATTTGAACAAGGAATTTAACATGTATGAAAGTGAACTTTGGGCTCCACTTGTCTACAAATTCCATCTCAATCCATTTTTCACATGGCAAAAGTAGGCACTCAACCATGGCTTAGCTATGTGGACAACCAGGCTAGAAAACCTTCTCCCTTTATTAATTGTTGACAACTATTAATCACTAACTTATTTTTATATGAGCTCCAAGTGACAAAGCTACCAACAAAGCTAATAGCCACattataattttatatatacatatctaaAAATTTAAAGTACAGCCACATCACTTTAGGTGTACTTTTCACTTTGACAACATTGGATTTGTTTGGTCCTTTATTCCAAATAATTTTAGTAAACGAAGGACTAGAACTTTGCATTAAGTTACATGAAAATGTGTGATTAAGAAGAGTGAATTTTGTGTGTgtatattttataaatttaagAAGAATACTAAGGTTTAAATCATCACTTTCACATCCAAAAGCATATGTGCATCTACCACTAAATCAATTTTGGGTGTGAacaaagcaaattcaaaattcactGATCAAACAAAACTTGAACCAACTTATTTTATAGCCTCTTGAAATTTTAATCAAGAGTAGTAAAAGTGGCTATATACTTACCTGGTACCATATGCATGTCACAATCATCGGTATAAAAACTATTAACATTTTCCATGCAACCTGTGAAATTACAGCAGCAGTTCCCAGGAACCCAATGATTGAGATTAGAAGTTCTTCAATATGGTGTGGAATAGATGTATCAATTGCACTTTGATCTATGGATACCTATATACAAAAATAGAGTTTGTTTAAAAATTTGAACTTATGTTGACTTTATGGTGATCAAACAAGATCATTCAGAACCCAATAATAAATAAGCATATTTACTCACCCGATTTAAAATCCTTCCACTAGGAGTAGAATCAAAAAATTGTAGAGGAGCACGAAAAAGGCACAAATGCATTTTGTTGAAAAGAAGAGTGGCTGTCTTATATCCAGTAGTTACAATGAGCACGGACCTTATAAGTACACAAAGAGAGCTTCCAAGGAATAAAGAAACATAAACAAAGATGATAGTGGATTCTCTAACATGAGGTCTCACATTCTCTGAAACGGGAGTAGCCAACACCATCCAGTAACTACTGAATATACGGAGAAGTTGAAAAAGAATTTGTGCCAATAATATCAATGGTACAAAACCCCCTTTATGTGCTGCTGTAACATACTTCCAGTAAACTGAAACACTAACTccacccttttctctcttttcttcttggacaAGCTGCCCTTCTGGCTCAACTAGTTTTTCTGATTTGTCGTTTTCGGGTTCCCTTTCCTTATCATTTTGAATAGACTTCTCTCTACACAACATATTACCATCTTCTTCACTACCATCAATTAAATTATCCAAAGTAGCCCTATGTTCGACAGAATTAAGGTCTAGCAAAGCTTTCTCATGTGCACCCACTAATTCTATAAAGTCAGTTCCTGATTTAAGAATTTCTTTATACGTTCCTGCTTGAGTAATCATTCCATCCTTGAGAACCTACCAAATAAGAGAAGGTAAATATTCACTCTCAAACAATATTGAAGGACTTGAAACCagaagaaaaatatgaaatattCTCACCAGGATTAGATCAGCAGAAGGTAAAAACTCTACTTGGTGGGTAACATAGATTACTGTTTTTGAACCCAAAATTCCTAGCAAACACTCCTGTCACAAAAATTTAGATACTCACTTTTAATACTCGAAAAAGCTTAAAAGAAACAAATAGTTATACatattaatataatttatttttggaagaatgttctctatgccgcaggcGCAggatgcgcccagacacatgggggtgggcgcaatgaccaccctgcccccctgagtggcaggcccatgtgtctaggcgcagcctgcgctgtggcacagagaatgagccctttatttttttataatgttaAGTAACATCACAAGATAGGATTTATGCAATAACATGTATCACTTAGTATCATGTGTttgtatattttgttttttcagaCAATCATGATTTTATCCTTTTAAGATCAATTTTTAGATCAAACTCAATTTGTAGTGAGCAAAATTGTAATGTAAGAAATGAGATGTTTTTGAAGTTTAGGCCAAATAGTAGCTACCTTAAATAGATGAGTCCCCGTGTGAGCATCCACAGCACTAAAAGGATCATCAAGTAGATAAATATCAGCATTATGGTACAAAGCACGTGCAATCTGGATTCTTTGCTTCTGCCCGCCACTCAAGTTGACTCCTCTTTCCCCTATGACAGTCTGATCTCCATAAGCATACAATTCTAAGTCCTTCTTTAATGAACATGCTTCAAGGATCATCTCATAGCGTTCATTTTCCATCACCTTACCAAACAATATATTGTCTACTATTTTGCCACTCTGAATCCAAGGTGATTGTGCAACATAGGCCTTTGTCCCATTCAACTTAATGGATCCAGACAACTTTGACATTTCCCCTAATATGCAAGAAAGTAGGCTTGACTTACCTGACCCAACAGAACCACAAACAGCTACTCTCATACCACAATTTACTCGAAAGTTAAGATCTTTCAATGTGAAATTAGGGGCAAGAAGGCCCCAAGAGAAATTCCCATTGACTATCTCAACTGCTACCTCAATACTATCTGTTGAAAGCTTTTGTACCATATTAGGATGAAGATCATCGAGACAGAGGAATGAAGCTATCCTGTCGAGGGAAACCTTAGTTTGAACTACCATGGAGATTAAGTCTGGGAGACTATAAATGGGCTCTTGCAATATCTCACATGTTGCAAGTGCAGATAAAATCTTCCCTGACTCTAGCGGAATTCTCATAAGCACACAGAACCCAAAAGTAACCATGGATACAAACATGGGAGCAGAATAGAAGACAAAGACAGTCATAGCTGATGTATAAAGTAACTTCTTTAACCATCTTGTTTCAAAACTCCTAAAGTCAATTATCTTAGCCAAGAACTTCATCTCCCATCCCTGGAGCTTGAGAATCCTCATATTCCTTAGAGCCTCAGATGTCACCTTCATCCTTCGATCCTTTGAATCCATCAATTTTTCCTGAAACTTCTCCTGTAGTTTTCCCAATGGAAGATTTACTAACATCAAAATCATTGTGGCAGCAAAAGCTACAAGTGAAGCAAGCCCAAGGCTCTTGTACAAGATCAATAATGCTAGAACAATTTGAAGAGGCACCTTCCATATATCGTGTAAGTACCAACTGAAACGACCAGTCCTCTCAACATCAACACTCATCAAATTAACATTCTCCCCACTAGTGTGGCCCTGTTTTGATTGGCTTGAAAGTTTGAGACACTTCTTATAGATTATTGAGAATAAAGCAGCACGGACTTTAATTGCCATCTTTCGTAATTGAAAGAACAAGTGCCTCTCCATGAGACACCTTATGagctttgaaagaaagaaaataaacacaAGAGCATAGCCTTTATATTTTAATTGGTGAGAGCTATTGAGATACTGAACAAAGGCATCAATAAGATATGGTCCAATATAAGAAGCCAATGTGCATACAACGGAGAGTAGAGCCGTCAATATAATTTCTTTCCACATGGAGAGAATCAATGTCTTCATCAGCTTCAGTGTGCTTACTTGAATAACATTACCATCGgattcaagtttatttctaaaatgACTAAAGACCACATTGGCACTATCATAATAGGCAAGCTGAGGAACATCTTCAAGGTCTAGTGTTTTATTATTCCCGAGTGCAAGCAGAGGGCCAATCCAAGAGAAAGTAAAAATATTAAGAAGATTGGCATTTGCATAAGGAGTTACAATCTCTCCACCAACGCTTGATCCTTGTCTGTTGTCACTATTGTTTCGATTGGGActaattttcaaaagaggctCCAAATGATGAAAATATTCATCTTCTCTCCCCATGCCAAATAATCCAGCATAACAAAAGAACAAACCGGCAATAATGGATGCAACATCGGAAACCCATAGTTGGAATGGTAAGGATGAAAGTTTAAAATACAAACCAAGATGGATAACAAGATATGAACAAGACATTAGGAAGTAAAAGACCCACCAAATCCTTAGTATAATGGGGAACCTACATTCACTTGAATGAGAAAATTGGATGTGCAAGTAAGCAGAGATCGCAAACCAAGATAGTGTCCTGAATACAAAATCCAATTGGGCAAAAAGATTTAGATCAGACCAGCCATCTCTATAACTAGAGAGGTAGTTCAATATACACAGAAGAAGATGACAAACGGTCAAACCCATGCAAGAGGTAAGGGCTGACCAATAGTATAAAAAAtatgtatttttcaaaattggttttgaattttcaagggtAAGCATCGTGCGTCTCTTGAACGCCCAAAAAATGGATAAAACTACTAATAAAATTAGATGTGTAGAAGCAGAAAACTCGTGTAGAAAAATGGTTGAAGAAGATTGCGGAAAAAATATTAAGATATTCATAtcattctttgattcttcaaaagcatccatgtttgcaattttcttttcttttgtttgtaatCCGGTGGCTTAGCTTAGACAGATCCAATACAAATCCATTCAGCTTTAGCACATTTTGAGTTGATGCAGGTCCATCTGCCAAAATGTTGTGGAAACTCTAGCATCTA
The sequence above is a segment of the Telopea speciosissima isolate NSW1024214 ecotype Mountain lineage chromosome 7, Tspe_v1, whole genome shotgun sequence genome. Coding sequences within it:
- the LOC122667041 gene encoding ABC transporter C family member 3-like isoform X1, which produces MDAFEESKNDMNILIFFPQSSSTIFLHEFSASTHLILLVVLSIFWAFKRRTMLTLENSKPILKNTYFLYYWSALTSCMGLTVCHLLLCILNYLSSYRDGWSDLNLFAQLDFVFRTLSWFAISAYLHIQFSHSSECRFPIILRIWWVFYFLMSCSYLVIHLGLYFKLSSLPFQLWVSDVASIIAGLFFCYAGLFGMGREDEYFHHLEPLLKISPNRNNSDNRQGSSVGGEIVTPYANANLLNIFTFSWIGPLLALGNNKTLDLEDVPQLAYYDSANVVFSHFRNKLESDGNVIQVSTLKLMKTLILSMWKEIILTALLSVVCTLASYIGPYLIDAFVQYLNSSHQLKYKGYALVFIFFLSKLIRCLMERHLFFQLRKMAIKVRAALFSIIYKKCLKLSSQSKQGHTSGENVNLMSVDVERTGRFSWYLHDIWKVPLQIVLALLILYKSLGLASLVAFAATMILMLVNLPLGKLQEKFQEKLMDSKDRRMKVTSEALRNMRILKLQGWEMKFLAKIIDFRSFETRWLKKLLYTSAMTVFVFYSAPMFVSMVTFGFCVLMRIPLESGKILSALATCEILQEPIYSLPDLISMVVQTKVSLDRIASFLCLDDLHPNMVQKLSTDSIEVAVEIVNGNFSWGLLAPNFTLKDLNFRVNCGMRVAVCGSVGSGKSSLLSCILGEMSKLSGSIKLNGTKAYVAQSPWIQSGKIVDNILFGKVMENERYEMILEACSLKKDLELYAYGDQTVIGERGVNLSGGQKQRIQIARALYHNADIYLLDDPFSAVDAHTGTHLFKECLLGILGSKTVIYVTHQVEFLPSADLILVLKDGMITQAGTYKEILKSGTDFIELVGAHEKALLDLNSVEHRATLDNLIDGSEEDGNMLCREKSIQNDKEREPENDKSEKLVEPEGQLVQEEKREKGGVSVSVYWKYVTAAHKGGFVPLILLAQILFQLLRIFSSYWMVLATPVSENVRPHVRESTIIFVYVSLFLGSSLCVLIRSVLIVTTGYKTATLLFNKMHLCLFRAPLQFFDSTPSGRILNRVSIDQSAIDTSIPHHIEELLISIIGFLGTAAVISQVAWKMLIVFIPMIVTCIWYQQYYILAARELSRLVGVCQAPIIQHFTESSLGSTTIRCFDQEEWFMDTNFKLVDGYSRPIFHFSGAMEWLCFRMDILASITYAFSLVFLISMPKGVLSPGVAGLALTYGLGFSMHGVIWDLCSLENKIISVERILQYTNIPNEPPLLVEENRPGCEWPSQGKVDILDLQVRYAPHLPLVLRGLSCIFPGGMKIGIVGRTGSGKSTLVQALFRMLEPIAGQIWVDGINISEIGLHDLRSRLSIIPQDPTMFEGTIRSNLDPLEEYTDEQIWEALDKCHLGDEVRKKEGKLDTTVAENGENWSMGQRQLVCLGRLLLKRSKVIVLDEATASMDTATDYLIQQTLRQHFSGSTVITIAHRITSILDIDKVLLLDNG
- the LOC122667041 gene encoding ABC transporter C family member 3-like isoform X2; amino-acid sequence: MDAFEESKNDMNILIFFPQSSSTIFLHEFSASTHLILLVVLSIFWAFKRRTMLTLENSKPILKNTYFLYYWSALTSCMGLTVCHLLLCILNYLSSYRDGWSDLNLFAQLDFVFRTLSWFAISAYLHIQFSHSSECRFPIILRIWWVFYFLMSCSYLVIHLGLYFKLSSLPFQLWVSDVASIIAGLFFCYAGLFGMGREDEYFHHLEPLLKISPNRNNSDNRQGSSVGGEIVTPYANANLLNIFTFSWIGPLLALGNNKTLDLEDVPQLAYYDSANVVFSHFRNKLESDGNVIQVSTLKLMKTLILSMWKEIILTALLSVVCTLASYIGPYLIDAFVQYLNSSHQLKYKGYALVFIFFLSKLIRCLMERHLFFQLRKMAIKVRAALFSIIYKKCLKLSSQSKQGHTSGENVNLMSVDVERTGRFSWYLHDIWKVPLQIVLALLILYKSLGLASLVAFAATMILMLVNLPLGKLQEKFQEKLMDSKDRRMKVTSEALRNMRILKLQGWEMKFLAKIIDFRSFETRWLKKLLYTSAMTVFVFYSAPMFVSMVTFGFCVLMRIPLESGKILSALATCEILQEPIYSLPDLISMVVQTKVSLDRIASFLCLDDLHPNMVQKLSTDSIEVAVEIVNGNFSWGLLAPNFTLKDLNFRVNCGMRVAVCGSVGSGKSSLLSCILGEMSKLSGSIKLNGTKAYVAQSPWIQSGKIVDNILFGKVMENERYEMILEACSLKKDLELYAYGDQTVIGERGVNLSGGQKQRIQIARALYHNADIYLLDDPFSAVDAHTGTHLFKECLLGILGSKTVIYVTHQVEFLPSADLILVLKDGMITQAGTYKEILKSGTDFIELVGAHEKALLDLNSVEHRATLDNLIDGSEEDGNMLCREKSIQNDKEREPENDKSEKLVEPEGQLVQEEKREKGGVSVSVYWKYVTAAHKGGFVPLILLAQILFQLLRIFSSYWMVLATPVSENVRPHVRESTIIFVYVSLFLGSSLCVLIRSVLIVTTGYKTATLLFNKMHLCLFRAPLQFFDSTPSGRILNRVSIDQSAIDTSIPHHIEELLISIIGFLGTAAVISQVAWKMLIVFIPMIVTCIWYQQYYILAARELSRLVGVCQAPIIQHFTESSLGSTTIRCFDQEEWFMDTNFKLVDGYSRPIFHFSGAMEWLCFRMDILASITYAFSLVFLISMPKGVLSPGVAGLALTYGLGFSMHGVIWDLCSLENKIISVERILQYTNIPNEPPLLVEENRPGCEWPSQGKVDILDLQVRYAPHLPLVLRGLSCIFPGGMKIGIVGRTGSGKSTLVQALFRMLEPIAGQIWVDGINISEIGLHDLRSRLSIIPQDPTMFEGTIRSNLDPLEEYTDEQIWEALDKCHLGDEVRKKEGKLDTTVAENGENWSMGQRQLVCLGRLLLKRSKVIVLDEATASMDTATDYLIQQTLRQHFSGSTVITIAHRITSILDIDKVLLLDNGIVLEYDSPAKLLETKSSSFAKLVKEYTRRCSS